The following is a genomic window from Mus pahari chromosome 1, PAHARI_EIJ_v1.1, whole genome shotgun sequence.
aagctGTTATTAGTAATAGTGATATTGAACTTAATTTTTCAATGAATTTATAGTTTGATCCACTATTCATTCATCATgtgtaaccctataggtgaaacaacaatatgaactaatcagtaccctcagagctcgtgtctctagctgcatatgtagcagaagatagcctagacGGCCATCTTTGggcagagaggccccttggtcctgtctGTGTTTTATTTAGTATGTGGAAATAAATGGCAAGCTATCTAATGGTCTAAGAGTAATTTACCAAAGATTCAATTTATCACCAAGTTTCTAATATGTTGTGAGTGCACTTCACTTAgttaaaatacaggaaaaatcACAATATTTAAACAATAAGAGGTACTATTATTGTAGCCATTTGAAATTCTGTGATTTGGATAGTAGctctacaaagaaaatatatatccaTGTTTTGCTCATATTTAGACTTTggagatgaaagaaaaaggacataAATGTAAAAGGGAGAGAATAGTAGGAATGGGAAGAACATAAAATATGAACAGATGGGTGAATGTGAACAACATATATGAACAAAGTAATGTCACAGTGAAACCTTATAATTGTAGATCTAATTATCATAAAAGGGAGCAAAGGAAAGAGATGGCCCTCAGTAATGTTTGCTGAGGCAATAAGCAAACCAAGGAAAAGAGGCAGTAAGTGGACAATGCTTCATTTATTAGACATTTTGTGGTCttgatgatttgaatgagaaatgtcccatATAGGTTGAAGCATTTttacacttggttcccagttggtacTTCTATACAGAGGATATTTAGTACCTGATGACTTGCCAGGGGAAGTATTCCATCAAGagtatgttttgaaaatatatggtATTTtcctatttccagttttctctttctgcttcatgtTTGTGATTGAGAATTCAATCTCCCAGATTCCTGCTACAGGCAACATGTGTACCTGTTGCCTACCTGGAGccatatattcaaataaaatcttCCTCTTATATGTTGTTTTTGACTATGATGTTTTATCCCAGCAAAACATTAATACAACTCTCCTACTTGTCTAAAATTTCATACCTAACTTTGTGAAGATGCTTAATATTAGTGGTCCTCAAGCATCATACTCTTTAataatgttgtggtgaccccaaccttaaaattatttgttgcCATTTCATGAacgtaattttgctacttttatgaatagtaatgtaaatatctactATTCAACCTCTAAAGGAGTAGCTGCCcactggttgagaaccactgctttgtaGGCTTTTACTTTAAAAGGTATTAACATTTTTGAGTAAAGAATACATGCTAAGACATAGTATTTTTGTATTATGATataacatggacacacacacacacacacacacacacacacactacttcatATTCATGGCAAAGCAATCTAGCAAACCAAAAATGTAAGTCATGGACCCTTACTTCTTCGCTTGAACTTAATGGTTACTTTATGTTCTACCTTGAGTTAATTATGTGTGCAAATACATAGAAAATCAGCTATACATGATACCTATGACATGTTGAAAGTTGTTATTAGTAGTAGTGatattgaatttaatttttcaataaatttatAGTTTGATCCACTATTCATTCATCATGTGCTACTAGATCATGATCTTCCATAAGTAACACATTTTGCTGTAATAAAGTggtaaatttaattttcaaaatctcaTCTATAACAAACTTAAAGAGGGTTTTAATGATGAAGATTTAAAGAATATAACAATTTATATCTATAACATATATAGTATAGTctttcaatatttaaattatttcatgaaattaattttcattaatttctagaaaataatatgaattaattGGTGATCTCAGTATCTCTTAGTCTTTAACATTGTcaagaatattataaatattatattaaatgtgaTTTGAGATATGTtgaatgaaattatattaatGAGAAATGGAGTCtcattaaaatatcaataaaatgccTATGAATTATTTTGTTCCTCTAAGAGCCTTCACCTTTGTAGTATCTCAGAGCACTTGTTATTGGTGATATTGCTAGGTTTTTCAATGGGGATTGTTCTTTAAGTTCTGTTTTTGTTGAGTAATAACCCTTTTTTCATAAGTTGATTCATACACCAAAAACTTCCTGATCTAATGTAGATCCTGAGTATGGTGGTAGACACAAAGGCAGAAACAAAATTTAACCAAGGCTTCTCAAATATATATCAGATACTCAAACAAATAAGGATTTCACAACAAGTACAAATTAGAACttatttctatttgaaaataatttataaatcatGTTTACAACATTATGTGAAAATGTAAAACTTTAAATACAAATTAACATTTGTATTTAACATTCTAACATTCTGTCAGGTTTTACAATGTCATGCTAActtataattatgaaaatatgtcATTGTTATATCtagtaattattttcctttctatgtttgtatatgtatgctaGGAGTATTGGATCatagagaaaatttaaaacagaataacTTATATTACAGGCTTATTGAAAACACTGAAGACAATATAGCACAAGGCATAGAGGAGAAcattgctcattttattttattttttagtggttattttatttatttacacttcaaatgttatccccttcccagtttcccctacacaaactcctatcccctcccctgtccccctgattctatgagtgtgctcccccactTGCCCACCCATTCCAGCCTCAGTGCCCTAATATTCCCCTATTCTGTGTCATCAAGCCTCTACAGAAACAAGGggttctcctcccattgattccagataagacaatcctctgctacatatccagttgtagccatgggtcccccccatatgtttgcttttcttggtagtttagtccttgggagcttttGGGACATGATTGGTTGATaatgatgttcttcctatggggttgcaaaccctttcagctccttcagtccttgccttaacttctccattgggttCCCCATGCTCAGTTCGATGTTTGGCGGTGTGCATCCATatctgtgttggtcaggctctggcatagcctctcaatagacagctatatcaggcacctgtcagcaagtgcttcttggcatcaccaattgtgtctgggtttggtgtctgcagatgggatggatccctaggtagggcagtctctggatgacctttcctttagtctctgctccactctgccTCTGCAGTTCCTTCTttacaggaggaattctggattaatatttttgaggtaagtgggtggccccattccctaACTGGGGGGTCATGCTTAgccactggatatggtctttacaggttctcattccccttttatgggtattttgctaaTGTCCTCCCTGCTGGATCCTGGCAACCTCTtaggtccctggcatctgggactttctagtggctaccctcccagtttcccctccatcaCTGCTACATACCTCCTTTCAAGTCCCTGACCccctgtacatctcctccatctcctcctgtaTCTGAACCACTCCCACTTTCCCtctacctttctctcttcctctcagatCCCTGATTTTGTCTACtttctgagattattttcttcctcattctgagtaggactgtagcatcaTTTTATCTTTAGAGAAAAATGCAGTCTTCATATGCATTTCTCTGCACTTgaaaaggtaaaataataatgtttCCAAGACCTACTATTGATGCTTACTGTATCCAGGTGTCCATATTTGTGTATAACATAAGGTTTCTGTGTTGTAACTTTCCTACTGACTAAATTGGGATAATTACTTTTCAGTTGTATCATAATTGTCTGTTTAGGTTGGTGTGGCTTCCCTAGAGGTGGTGACTAGAAAATGAATTTCGGAGCTATTTTAGATATAAGATTAACATCATGTACTCATGGCTTATAAGTGGAGAGAAGTGAAAGAGCCCAAATGGAATAATCATAGCATTCTATTACTCTTAGAATTATTTAGTTTTAAGATATACaaagtatattttgaaaattgaagAGGTACCAGTTGGCATACATAGACTATTCTAAGAaagctaaaggaagaaaattatatgCAGTGTGAAGGACTTTTcatgatgtgattatattattGAGTAAAATTTTATAGCCTTCAAAATACtgtcatgaaataaaattataacgtGTCATAATTTGCATCTCAGAGTAAAATttcatattgtttatatttgtgaaaatcatttaaagttaaaaatgtttCTACATAATGTTTCTctaaaaatggttaaaatatttttgttgagtttcttttgatattttgcttttttcctcCGGGATACTCTATGTTTTATTACTACTACATTAATAGTAATATTTGTTTGATGATAGTATACTTATAATTTAATTTGCTCTAGATATGAGGCAAAATATTTAGTGATTTAAACATGTCAATTTATTACATTCTCCAAGCATATTTTTTGAAGGACAGTTTTCTGGTATTttaaactgaggcacagaaaggtTGCTATTTACCCAAAGTTACATGATCTTTAAGTGGATATATCAGGAATAATGTGCAGACAGGTCAGTGCCAGAGACTATGTTCTGTATAATCACACATGCTATTTATCAGAATGGTTGTATGGGTTCAATcacctttaaaaatatccacaaGAATCACACACTGCAGGAAAAGCAGTAAATACTATGTTTGTTTTCAATTAATTAAGTTCTTTAGTTTCTTATGTTTGTTGAAAGGGATAAATAAGAataagcatttctttttattctgtgttgCTTTCCTCAAGGGGTGAGGCAGGTGTAGTTTGCTCAATTTGTTTAAGTGATTAGTTATTTTGTATCTGACTCTGAAATGACAGGTTTAAAATTCAGTTTATTATTGCAATTAATTTAATCCTAAATGAGAGTATGCGAGTGATACTTTGAAAACAACTGAGTGGTTATTTTGAATATCTGAGTGATGGTGGAAACTGATAGACAACATACAGATGGTTTGAGAACTTATGTTGTAAGAAAACAGCAAGATTATGGGAGTCTAATGGTATTGGGAATTCTGCATTGGTAGTGAAATTATACAGATAATGCCATTTGAGTAACATGAGTGATCTGGCATCAATTATTGTACAGcaacaatatatttattttgctttatttatttatttttacaggtGAAACACAATTTCAAAATGTCATACTTGGAGAATAACACTAAGGTGACTACATTTATCCTTTTGGGATTGACTGACATTCCAGAGCTTCAAGTCCCCCTGTTCATCACATTCAGTCTCATCTATCTTATCACACTGATTGGGAACCTGGGCATGATTGTGTTGATTTGGCTGGACTCCCGCCTCCACACCCCTATGTATATTTTCCTCAGTCACCTCTCTCTGGCAGACTGTGTTTATTCTTCTGCTGTGACTCCAAAGGTGATGACTGGGTTTCTCACAGGGGATAAAGTTATCTCCTATGGAGGATGTGTTGCTCAAATGTTCTTCTTTGTGGCTTTTGCCAGTGTTGACTGTTTCCTACTTGCTGTCATGGCTTTTGACAGGCATGCTGCAGTGTGCAAGCCCTTACATTACACTACAACTATGACTACTAGTGTGTGTGCTCGCATGGTGATTGCCTGTTATGCCTGGGGTTTGTTTGAGTCTGCTATACATACTGGATTcaccttctccctcccctgctgTGCTAATGTGGTCCATCACTTTTTCTGTGATATACCTCCAATCCTGGCTCTTTCTTGCTCTGATATCTATGTGAATGAGATTGTTCTCTTTATCTTAGCTTCATTCAATGTCTTCTTTGCTCTGATAGTTATCTTGACCTCCTATGCTTTAATATTTATTGCTATTCTGAGGATGCGTTCAgcagaaggacagaagaaagccTTCTCTACTTGTGCATCCCACCTCACTGCTGTCACTATATTCTATGGAACTGTAATCTTCATGTACCTACAGCCCAGTTCTAGTCATTCCATGGAAAATGACCAAATGGCATCTGTTTTCTATACCATAGTAGTTCCCATGTTGAACCCAGTTGTCTATAGCTTAAGGAACAAAGAGGTTCATAATGCTTTCAAGAAAGTTGTTGAGAAAATGAACACTTTGTTGagctcctaattttttttttttttttggaatgatatttttttttattattattattattttctttatttacatttcaaatgctatcccgaaagattcccatacccctccccccacctctgttcccctacccacccaNNNNNNNNNNNcctcctcggtcggggaggcaaggtgttgggtgctggatcagcctgcggacagccgccaggcgaacacccctcctgggcaggagaggcacaggacgatcgggtccagctgcgggagctcctaatttttacaaaattagattatatatattttactgaaaatatctgaaacccgggcgtggtggcgcatgcctttagtcccagcactcgggaggcagaggtaggcggatttctgagttcaaggtcagcctggtctacaaagtaagttccaggacagccagggctatacagagaaaccctgtctcgaaaaaccaaaaataaataaataaataaataaatagataaataaataaataaataaaaattttagctgagccataattttgaaaaacatgttgataaaatattaaaaatttcatctaagtattatttttgtttctcctatTATTTTTTACTAAACTattacatcattttcttaatgacttaggtctttttacttaaaactacaagtcattatataaaatacaaacttATTATACAAAGTCTAGATCTAGAGGATGGATATTTATCCACTTAATAGCTATACCAAGCAATATATCATCAGAAGTCcagctttaaataaaattagGATTTACTCTTATGTGTAGCTCATatactaaattatttttacttaatacCAAAGGTTCTACTGCCCATTGGTGGTAATCATTTGGAATTTGCTAGTAATGCAAAGTTACAAAGCTAAGTTACTGCAAATCTGACAGTGTGTATGTAGCTTCCTGTTTCTTCCCATCTTTGTCAAGACGGAAAGACACTTCAATGAATACCTTTAAACAGGCTTTTCTACTGACACTCAGCCATCTCTTCCTATGTTTTACCTCATCTATTTTAGATATAGTCTCCTGTAACCCACACTAGTGTCAGACTCACCATATTGCAAATATTGACCCTAGAGTTCTGATCTTCTTACCTCTACCTGTCTTAAGTATTGATTATAAGTGCGAGCCATCGAAAGCACAAAGGTTTGGTTTTATGTTCTATTCCCCCTGGCTGGGCATAGGACACAGGGCTTTCTGCATGCTAGATATGTccttcaccaactgagctacatccctgttAGTATCTTTTCAAATATAGAAAAGCCGGTTAATACatatgaaagaaacaaaggaaagtcTTAAAGTAATGCAGACTATACTTCAGATGACTCAACAGGACAGTGAAAAATAGCAAAGCTAGTTGCTTTGTATGCAAGGACAACTTTCAGTTCCCTGatgtatcattattattttcttttgtctttgatgttctttgttttggagacagggtcttactatgtagccttggttgacATAGAACTCATGATGTAGagcaggctgcccttgaactcacagagatccacttgcctcctAAATACAGGGATTAAAGACTTGTTAGCACTTAACTTTATTTCAGaagatttaaaaatctgtatgGTTAATTAGTAATCTATTGTTGTGTAACAAGATTTCTTAAAATTTAGTGTCTTAAGACAATGTTTGAGTATTTTTTGAAATCATATGAACACTGACATTCttctatttacatttatattcacCCATTATGTTCTTCATATTATCTGAGGTCTAACAAACTTGAAAAACTAAGGTagtttcactattttatttttgttggacATGGGTTTTGTCTGAGTATGTTTTATTTATCTCTATCTTATCCTATAGTGGCTGGGCCACCTTTTTGGCAGACACAATCGAGAGAGTATTTCCAAAATctgaaagtaaaagtaaaagattTCTTCAAGTCTAAGCCTACAAATTCTCCTTCAAAAATATCACCTCTATGGGTTACTACAAGTCTTATAACTTACTTATAATTTATATCTGAAGAAAAAGTGACCAACTCTTgggaagaggagaaacagaaagtttGTGATCCTAAGATGATATGGTCTGGCAATAGAATAATTTGGCTGACTAATGATGGGGTCTAATGGTAACAGGAACAACATCGTGTTTGTGGGGGTAGGATGCTATTCTAAGTTAAAATAATcatcagggctggggagatagctatTAGAAAAATTGCTTATAGagtaaacatgaggacctgagtttgattctcagaacccacataaaacagTTAGGCATGGTAGTTCACACTTACAATTTCAGTGTTTGGGAGACATATGAAGGTAGAGTCCTAGGACTCTCCATCCAGCCAGGGTAGTCTAATAGAAAAGCTCTTGGCCAATAAGAGCAATAAGAGAAACCcttacaaagaaaaggaaactggcCCTTGAGGAGCAAAACAGTAGTGGCcttcacatgtacatgcacacacatacaaaaaagggGATTAATTTGGCTGACGTAAAAtgctaaaataagaaaacagatagTGGCTCAAAACAACATACTTCTCAAATATCAGTATCTAGTATAGCAATGTGAAATGCACTAATCTCTGGGTTGAGACATTTTCACTTTGAAATAAAGGTTATATTAAACCACAGACATATTTATACAAACAAAATTTACTTCACAGAACCTCATGTCTCTTTTCACTTGGAAGTGAAATTTCTGTTGTGCTTCTTTTATTGGAAATTCTATGAATAAGCCCATGAAATGAAGAGCTTGCTTTTAGTATGATTCTGAGCATGTATAAGtgacacttgcacacacatgtttttTGCCTCTTTATTTTCAGAAGCCAATCTCTAGACTCAGTCTAGCTGTCCTACAACAGAAGGATTGTAAATAAAACATGGTAGTATGCACCTTTCTATGCAgcccaaaataagaaattataacACTGTAAAGAGAAAGCATGGCACCATAAATAATCAGGTTGAGATAAATAAGGCCCTTTCATAAAGGCAGCTatcacatgttttctttcatatagtataaaagcaagaataaaaaaaatccgAGAGTGCTAGATTTACTGCATAGAAAGGGTATGTGTCCTGTGGGGTAGGCCAAGGTGACTACTGAATGTAATAAAAGTtgacacagataaataaaaattaattcaagaaTGGAAACATCATATGAATACCAGCTGTACCATATCATATTTAAATCAACCAAAGAAGTGTAGAAGAAACAAATTGGTAATATGTATGGggaaatctttttctttagcAAATTTAATTAGTATCTATAAATGGTACACAATACTGAATACAATGATCACATTTCAGTTCATGCCTTTACtctattttggtcatatttactTCCACTATTATTCATTATTAGCTCCTTTACCCCTTATTCATATATAATGCTCCCctttaattttcatgtatttttactTCTATATATCACATATGAGAGACATGTGTTGATGAGAATGTTTGATTACAGTTTGATGActgatagtttttaaattttaaagtgatgTGAATTTTGCTTTAAAGTTGAATAATACAtaattctatctatctaccagCAATGTATAATCTATAACTATTTACCTATCACACTTTATTAATTTGTtgatagatgtaccacattttctgtatctattcctctgttgagggatacctgggttctttccagcttctggctaatataaataaggctgctatgaacatagtggatcatgtgtccttcttacatgttggagcatcttctgggtatatgttcaGGAGTAGTATTGGTGGATTcaccggtagtactatgtccaattttctgaggagctgccaaaatggtttctagagtggttgtaccagcttgcaatcccacaagcaatggaggagtgttcctctttctccacaacattgccagcatctgctgtcacctgagtttttgatcttagacattctgactggtgtgaagtggaatctcaggattgttttgatttgcttttccctgatgactaaggatgttgaaaaatttttaggtgcttctcagccattcagtattcctcattgagaattttttgtttagctctgtaccctattgttaatagggttatttggttctctggagtctaacttcttgagttctttttatatattggatacagagctattaaaaacaatgaatttatgaaattattaggcaaatggatggatctggaggatatcatcctgagtgaggtaactcaatcaccaaagaacatccatgatatgcactcactgataagaggatattagcccagaagctcagaatacccaagatacaattcacaaagcacatgaaactcaagaagaagaaagaccaaagtgtggatttttgatccttcttagaagggtgaacaaaatat
Proteins encoded in this region:
- the LOC110329793 gene encoding olfactory receptor 5B2-like translates to MSYLENNTKVTTFILLGLTDIPELQVPLFITFSLIYLITLIGNLGMIVLIWLDSRLHTPMYIFLSHLSLADCVYSSAVTPKVMTGFLTGDKVISYGGCVAQMFFFVAFASVDCFLLAVMAFDRHAAVCKPLHYTTTMTTSVCARMVIACYAWGLFESAIHTGFTFSLPCCANVVHHFFCDIPPILALSCSDIYVNEIVLFILASFNVFFALIVILTSYALIFIAILRMRSAEGQKKAFSTCASHLTAVTIFYGTVIFMYLQPSSSHSMENDQMASVFYTIVVPMLNPVVYSLRNKEVHNAFKKVVEKMNTLLSS